The genome window ATAAGGGTAGTTTAATAGAAAATATAAGTTTGGGGGATTAGTCTATGTTAATGGTTCTGGTGCAAATATATGAAGAAGAATACGGATAATAGTAGATTTTTAACGGAATCGTATTTTATACTGCAAGTTCAAACAATTGATGGATGAATTCTTTCTGTTTTTGGACAGATTGGTCCCGTAAATCAATCTGTTCTTTTTTATCATATGCATGGCTTCTACTCCAGAAAGAATGGTTGTAGCTGTGTCAAAAGATTTGAACCCTAGCATAGAACGGATTCGCTTTTTTATAAAGCGATGATCTTGCTCTACTATGTTATTCAAGTACCTTTGTTGTCTAAGTTGCATACCGTCAGGTATGCTTTTCTCTTTTTCAACTGTTCAATTGCTATAGGATAAGCCGGATTCTTATCGACTGTTATGACACGAGGCTGCGAAACATGAAAAGACCGCAAAGCTTTCTTGAAAAAGTGCTTTGCAGCCTTCTGATCTCTTGTTTTACTTAGGCAAAAATCTATTGTGTTTCCTTTCGAATCAACAGCACGGTACAGATACATCCATTGCCCTTTAACTTTGATATATGTTTCATCGACTCTCGAAGAGTCATTGGTTTGCTTGAGGTGACGATGAATTCGTTTGTCCAATACTCTTTCAATTCCTTGTCCCGTAAGGGTTCGATACGTCTTCAGGTATGGCCCAAATGGTTTTCTATACAGTTCAGAAGAATAAGGGAAAGAAGAAAAGTGAAGGAGCTAAGAGGATGAAAGAAGAGGGAAAAACAGGCTCTTTTCTCTGTTCAGGGAAGAACTTAATTCCATTACCTCTAGGCCTGAAAATCGGGGTGAAGCCTTGGGGGAGAAGGGGATGGTCCTGATTTGGGGAGGAAATGACAAAATAACAGGGGAATATATTAATAGAATTTTAAAGGAGACTAACCTATTAGAAAATGATAAATGTAAATATTTGAAATGTATGTCAACAATTTTAAAAAATGCTGTGTATGCTATTTTATATCGTAGTAATCTTGTAATGAACAAGTTATTTATTCTTTAAAGGAGGCAAATAAATCATGGATATTATGATTGAAAAGATTCCAGCATATCAGATTGCTTACATAAGGCAGATTGCCCCTTATGGAGTTAATAATGTGCGAACAATGGAAAAATTAAAAGAATGGGCAAAATCTAACCATTTATTTAATGACGAATCCATAATTCTTGGAATTGCTCAGGATAATCCTGAAACTACTAAACCTGAAAACTGTCGTTATGATACCTGCATAGTTGTTTCAAACGACTATTCAGTAACTGATGGCTATGTAAGAGAAGGTAATATTGTTGGAGGAAAATATGCTGTTTTTAAAATTAATCATACAGCAGAAGCAGTTCAGAAAGCGTGGATTGATATTTTTCCAGAATTATCAGGGCAAGGATATCAATTTGATGAAGCAAGACCAATCATCGAAAGGTATGTAGTCAAAATGGTTAATAATCATCATCATTGTGAAATTTGTGTACCCGTATATTAAAGCAGTAATTAGATAAATTCCAATTTGTTTGATTGAACAAAACGAGCATAATGTTTGGTTGAGTTAATGCATGTTTTTCATAAAATGTGAATTAAGGGAGGCAAAAATAGCTCCCCTTAAAATTTGTAATATTTTCACAACTAAATTCATTTTACAATTAGGCTATGAGCTAAAAGAATTTGCGGAACAACATATAATTGGGCAACGAATGTTTGGTTTAAGAGATAATATTGAAACATGGAGTAATATGATGTCTGTTTATATTCCTAAATATTAATACTTTTAAAGTTTAAAGTAGAAAAGGGAACATAGAGAAGTTCCCTTTCTTATTTAGCTAACGGGTGCTTTTCTTGAATAACAAGCATTAAAAGTGATCAATCTTTTTATAAAAATCACATACTTAATTAAATCAGTCACTCCATTTTGATCAATCTTTTTCAAAATGGGGGTTATGGTGAAGTTTTTAATCAGTCGTTATTCTAAAGCTACAAACGTCTAGGAACAATGTGTCTTTTGTTTTTGTGGATAAGATCCTCAACCAGTATTTCCATGTGCATAACTAACTACTGCACTTTTAGCTTGTTGAACATCTAACTTAATTGAAAAATGTCCAACTGTAATAATGCCAATGGCTATAATACTTGCTAAACTTAATTTTAAAATTTTCATTTCAACACTCCTTTTTAATATTTCTTCTTTTGTTTGATAACTTAAAAGAAAGTATGTACTAGATTTTTCGTATCGTGTATCATTATGGAACTGAAGGGCTAGAATTTCATAATACTCTTGAACATACTCCCATAAATTTTCTTTTTAAAGTATTGCATTCCTGCTAAAGTGCACTTTTCTAAAATTTCAGTATTCTCTTTTTTGCACAGTTTTTCTAGAATCTTGAAATGATATTGGTATTCTAATATCTCTAACTCGTTACAAATTTGTAACCCTTTTTCAATAAGTCCCAATGCAATTTCTGTTTCTCCTAATTTTAGATATTGCTTAGCTTCAATAAAAAGTGCTCTATAGTTATTTGGCATCTTTTGATTAACTTCAGATAAATAGCGAATTGCAAGACTAGAGCGTTTTTGTTCTGCGTACATTAAACCTAAATTTTGACGAGTAACCAAAACATCGCTTTCATTACCGAAATTGCGAAATAAATCTATAGCTGAAATAAAATATTCTTCTGCCATCTCGAATTCTTTTAAGTGAGTACAAGCTAATCCCAAAAGGTTATTACAATAAGCTATTTTCAGTTCACAATCAGCGTTATATGTAAATATATCTTTGGATATATTTACATACTTTGTTGCTAAAAGCACTTGGTAAATATGATAATGAAATATCGCTAAATTATAATAGAATTCAGCTTTTTCAAGCTCGTCAGGAATGTGTATTAGTAGAGACTCTGCTTTGTCATAATGTTCTTTAGCTAAATTATAACTTCCGATTACATTGGAATGGATCGCTTTAAAAAATGATAGTAATATGCTAGGAAATCTTCTCTTGGAGTATCAAAAGCCTCAATTTTATCGAAACTGTTTTTAGAAATACCCAAG of Bacillus sp. DX3.1 contains these proteins:
- a CDS encoding GyrI-like domain-containing protein, whose product is MDIMIEKIPAYQIAYIRQIAPYGVNNVRTMEKLKEWAKSNHLFNDESIILGIAQDNPETTKPENCRYDTCIVVSNDYSVTDGYVREGNIVGGKYAVFKINHTAEAVQKAWIDIFPELSGQGYQFDEARPIIERYVVKMVNNHHHCEICVPVY